The window TCGTGTTGGGGCTCTTTGGGATCTTTGTCGGACGGTACATCATCAGCTACCAGCGGGGGATCTGAATGGAGCCGTTTGTCCTGGTGGGAATCTGGGGAGCGATAGGATCGATCTTCCGTTTCGAGCTCGCGAAACTGCAACCGGTCCGGGGTCTCCCAATTGGGACAGCACTCGTAAATATCCTGGGAAGTTTTGCCTTCTCGCTCGTTGTCTTTGCTGCACTACCGGGCGAACTCTATTCACTGATCGGTATCGGGGCGCTGGGCGGGTTCACCACGTTCTCGACATTTTGTTTCGAGACGTTCCGCATGCTTGAAGACCATGATTATCATACGATGATTACCAATATGCTCATCAATGTTGCAGGCAGCCTCGCGGGTGTGTTCGGGGGGTATCTCCTTGTCCTGTGGCTCATGTGAGGGAACATTATGTTAACGGACGGAATGCTGTTACGGATCTATATTGCAGAATCAGTACGCATCAAGGAAAAATCTGCATACAAATACTTGGTTGATTTTTTTCTGGCAAAGGGATTTCCCGGCTGCACGGTCTTCCGGGGTATGGTCGGCTATGGCCACGAGTACAAGATCCGCACGGTGGATGTGCTCCAGCTCTCGCTGGATCTCCCGGTCGTGATCGATGTGGTGGATACCGAAGAGAAGATCATGGCCATCGTCCCTGAAGTCGAGGCGATGGTGGAGCACGGGCTGGTCACCGTCCAGAAAGTGCAGATGGGACTAAAAGAAAAAAAGCAGTAATTTATTGATCTCTACCCTACGGCCCGCAACCACCGGAGCGTTTCGATATGCACCCACCGCTTGCGCAAAGGGATCCTTTTTCCGGGTTGTCACAACAGGCAGCAGGTGTCAAATGTTCTTTTACCACCTGTTCTGCAACCTGATATGCGTACACCGTGAACATCTCGTCCGGCACCTCGTCGATCCCGAACGGGAGATCGAGGTTATAGATCAGGTCCGCCCGCACGATTGTCGGCCGGAGGTCAGCCATGACCCCTTCCATCATCCGCGATGAACAATTGATGAAACATCCTTCGATGGCGATCACCTTCTCTGCCCTGCGTATAAGGTTCCGCTGGCCGGTATC of the Methanomicrobiales archaeon HGW-Methanomicrobiales-1 genome contains:
- a CDS encoding chromosome condensation protein CrcB; translated protein: MEPFVLVGIWGAIGSIFRFELAKLQPVRGLPIGTALVNILGSFAFSLVVFAALPGELYSLIGIGALGGFTTFSTFCFETFRMLEDHDYHTMITNMLINVAGSLAGVFGGYLLVLWLM